The genomic stretch ACTAGTTACAATATCACCCATAGACAATACAGCAACATCCGCAGTACCTCCACCAATATCAATAATCATATTACCGGAAGGCTCAAAAATCTCCATACCCGCACCAATAGCAGCAACTTTAGGTTCTTCTTCTAAGAACACTTGTTTCCCACCACTTTTTTCAGCAACTTCGCGAATTGCTTTTTGTTCGACAGAAGTTATATTTGTTGGACAACAAATTAAAATACGTGGCCGTGAAAAAAAAGTTTTTAAATTTAACTTTTGTATGAAGAAACGCAACATTTCTTGCACAATATCAAAGTCAGCAATAACCCCATCTTTCATAGGTTTAATTGCCGTAATGTCTCCTGGAGTTCTACCAACCATATCTCTTGCTTCAGTCCCAACGGCTAAAACTTGTCCAGTTTTATTGTTAATAGCGACAACTGCAGGTTCATTAACGACGATTCCTCTTCCTTTAACATGAATTAATACATTGGCTGTACCTAAATCGATACCAACATCTTTTGCCATTTACATTTTAACTCCTTTCGTGGTGTACACCTAATTTTACATCTCATTCTGAATTATAGCATAATTTATGTGCGGCTGAAATGTATATTTTATAGCAATGCGGAATTTTTCATGACAAATAAAAAAACCGCATCAAGAAGATACGGTTTTTAACATTTAAATTTAGAATAAAGACGCTAAGTTTGTTACATCGATTTTGGAATCATCTACACGTTCCACATCAGCACCAAGCGCTTGTAGTTTGCCGTGGAAATTATTATAGCCACGATCAAGGTATTTTAACTCAGTTACTTGTGTATAGCCATCCGCAACTAAACCAGCAAGAATAAGCGCTGCTGCTGCACGTAAATCTGTCGCAGCAACTTCTGCTCCTTGTAATTTAGCTGGGCCAGAAATAATAACAGAATGTCCTTCAATTTTCATATCAGCGTTCATTCTACGCATTTCTTCTACATGCATAAAACGATTCTCAAAAACAGTTTCAGTCATGATGCTTGTTCCTTCACTCAGCATTTGAATAACCATCATTTGCGATTGCATATCTGTTGGAAAACCTGGGTGTGGCATCGTTTTAACATCCACAGCTTTTAATTTATCAGGACCAATTACACGAATCCCATTCTCTTCTTCAATGATTTGAACGCCCATTTCTTCAAGTTTAGCAATTAACGAACTAATATGCTCGGGAACTGCATCTTCAATTAAAACATTTCCACCAGTAATCGCAGCAGCAATCATAAATGTTCCTGCTTCAATACGGTCTGGAATAATAGAATGTTCAGTTGCAGTTAATTCTTTAACTCCTTCAATTCTAATTACTTCTGTTCCTGCACCGATAACTCTAGCACCCATTTGGTTAAGGAAGTTTGCTAAGTCGACAATTTCAGGTTCACGAGCCACGTTTTCTATTACTGTAGTACCTTCTGCTAGAGTAGCAGCCATCATAATATTTTGTGTCGCTCCAACACTTGGGAAATCTAAGTATACTTTAGCACCCACTAATTTTTCAGCAGTTGCTTCAATATAGCCATTTTCAATTTTCACGATTGCGCCCATTGCTTCAAAACCTTTTAAATGTAAGTCAACTGGTCTTGAGCCAATTGCACATCCACCAGGTAAAGCTACACGTGCTGAACCAGTACGTGCCAAAAGTGGTCCCATTACAACAATGGAAGCACGCATTTTACGAACGTACTCAAAAGGTGCATCAGAAGTGATTTCTCCTGTTGCATTGACTGTTACTTCATCATTTACAAAAGAAACATCTGCATTTAGATATTTAAGAACCTCATTGATTGTGAATACATCAGACAAGTTTGGGACATTTTTTAATACGCTAGTACCTTTACTCGCAAGTAATGTAGCAGCTATTACCGGTAATACAGCATTCTTGGCACCTTCCATTTTCACAGAACCATTTAACTGTTTTCCACCGCGTACAATAATTTTTTCCAAAAAGAACCCCTCCGCGTTACTAATAACTAAATCATTTATCGAATTTTATTAATCAAAATTTGAATTTAAAACATATCTAAGTAATTCTACCACTTATCACCCTAAAATATCAACTGATTTTAACGTAATATTAAAGTTGTTATAAGCTTCTATTAATTTTTGACTACTATAGTACCTTTTTCTAACTAAAAAAGTTAATTAACTGTTTGGAAGCTGCCAAATAATCCAAGAAAAAATTGCTTAATGTATAACCTAATACAATCGAAATAATCACAAATAATAATCTAGCTTGTGTTACATGATTCTTCTTGATGAATTTTTCATAATTAATAGCTTGGAGTGCCCAAAAAGTAATTACAATAAATAGTAAATGTGAAATGATGATGACATATGGTGATTCCATAATAATATTATACATGCGTTCTCTCCTCATATTTCGCTACTACTCATTTTAACAAATACCTCTAGAAAAAAACAGTTAATACACTTATGCATATAAAAAAACTTCCCGGCACTGTGGCCAGGAAGTAATATGATTATTAATTGTGTTCTTTTGCATGAATTCTGTTGATGGCTCTTTGTAGTGCCAGCTGAGCCATTACTTCGTCCACTTTTTGTTCTTTTGCTCGGCTAAGTTCTTCTTCTGCACGTTGTTTTGCTTTTTCAGCGCGATCAATATCAATATCTTGTTCACGTTCAGCAGTATCCGCGAGAATATTAACTTCTTCACCGTTTACTTCCATAAAGCCACCATTGACAGCGACCCATTCCTCACCAGACTCAACTTTTAAACGAACGATGTCGATTTTAAGTGGAGCAACTAGTGGAACATGGCCAGGTAAAATACCGAGTTCACCTGCTTTTGTTCTAGCAATAACCATTTGAGCAACGCCTTCATAAACAGGGCCGTCTGGAGTAACAATACTAACATTTAATGAACCCATACGTATTTCCTCCTGTTTTTATCAGACTTCAACGCCCATGTCTTTTGCTTTTTCAAGAACATCCTCAATGCGTCCAACTGAACGGAATGCATCTTCAGGAATATGGTCGTATTTTCCGGCTAATAGGTCTTTGAATCCTTTAACTGTTTCTTTAACAGGAACATAAGAACCTTTTTGACCTGTAAATTGTTCTGCAACGTGGAAATTTTGTGATAAGAAGAATTGTACACGACGCGCACGGGAAACGGATTGTTTATCTTCGTCAGATAACTCATCCATACCTAAGATTGCGATGATATCTTGTAATTCTTTATATCTTTGTAATAAACGCTGTACTTCCGTTGCTACTGCATAGTGTTCTTCTCCAACGATATCAGGAGAAAGCGCACGAGATGTAGAAGCAAGTGGATCTACCGCTGGATAAATACCTTGTTCCGTTAATTTACGTTCCAAGTTAGTTGTTGCATCTAAATGGGCGAAAGTTGTAGCCGGAGCCGGGTCAGTATAGTCATCGGCTGGTACATAAATCGCTTGGATAGAAGTAACGGATCCAACGTTAGTAGATGTAATACGTTCTTGTAATTGACCCATTTCAGTAGCTAGGGTTGGTTGGTAACCTACCGCAGATGGCATACGACCTAGTAAAGCCGAAACCTCTGAACCAGCTTGTGTGAAACGGAAAATATTATCAATGAATAAAAGTACATCTTGATGTTCTTCATCACGGAAATATTCAGCAATTGTTAAACCAGTTAAGGCAACACGCATACGCGCACCTGGTGGCTCGTTCATTTGACCG from Listeria monocytogenes ATCC 19117 encodes the following:
- the mreB gene encoding rod shape-determining protein MreB; translated protein: MAKDVGIDLGTANVLIHVKGRGIVVNEPAVVAINNKTGQVLAVGTEARDMVGRTPGDITAIKPMKDGVIADFDIVQEMLRFFIQKLNLKTFFSRPRILICCPTNITSVEQKAIREVAEKSGGKQVFLEEEPKVAAIGAGMEIFEPSGNMIIDIGGGTADVAVLSMGDIVTSQSVKVAGNKWDADILNYVKRKYNLLIGERTAENIKVTIGTACQGAKEEKMEIRGRDLVSGLPKTISITSSEVEEAIHDSLHLMVLAAKQVLEQTPPELSADIIDRGIIMTGGGSLLHGLDELMSEQLKVPVLITENPLDVVALGTGILLDSLTNKKRNRF
- the murA gene encoding UDP-N-acetylglucosamine 1-carboxyvinyltransferase; its protein translation is MEKIIVRGGKQLNGSVKMEGAKNAVLPVIAATLLASKGTSVLKNVPNLSDVFTINEVLKYLNADVSFVNDEVTVNATGEITSDAPFEYVRKMRASIVVMGPLLARTGSARVALPGGCAIGSRPVDLHLKGFEAMGAIVKIENGYIEATAEKLVGAKVYLDFPSVGATQNIMMAATLAEGTTVIENVAREPEIVDLANFLNQMGARVIGAGTEVIRIEGVKELTATEHSIIPDRIEAGTFMIAAAITGGNVLIEDAVPEHISSLIAKLEEMGVQIIEEENGIRVIGPDKLKAVDVKTMPHPGFPTDMQSQMMVIQMLSEGTSIMTETVFENRFMHVEEMRRMNADMKIEGHSVIISGPAKLQGAEVAATDLRAAAALILAGLVADGYTQVTELKYLDRGYNNFHGKLQALGADVERVDDSKIDVTNLASLF
- a CDS encoding DUF1146 family protein; translated protein: MYNIIMESPYVIIISHLLFIVITFWALQAINYEKFIKKNHVTQARLLFVIISIVLGYTLSNFFLDYLAASKQLINFFS
- a CDS encoding F0F1 ATP synthase subunit epsilon, producing the protein MGSLNVSIVTPDGPVYEGVAQMVIARTKAGELGILPGHVPLVAPLKIDIVRLKVESGEEWVAVNGGFMEVNGEEVNILADTAEREQDIDIDRAEKAKQRAEEELSRAKEQKVDEVMAQLALQRAINRIHAKEHN
- the atpD gene encoding F0F1 ATP synthase subunit beta, encoding MSKGQVIQVMGPVVDVKFEGGNLPEIYNALVIEYKSDAEEAPTSQLTLEVAIQLGDDVVRTIAMASTDGVQRGMEVIDTGSPITVPVGTVTLGRVFNVLGNTIDLDEPLPSDIKRNKIHREAPTFDQLATTTEILETGIKVVDLLAPYLKGGKIGLFGGAGVGKTVLIQELIHNIAQEHGGISVFAGVGERTREGNDLYFEMKDSGVIEKTAMVFGQMNEPPGARMRVALTGLTIAEYFRDEEHQDVLLFIDNIFRFTQAGSEVSALLGRMPSAVGYQPTLATEMGQLQERITSTNVGSVTSIQAIYVPADDYTDPAPATTFAHLDATTNLERKLTEQGIYPAVDPLASTSRALSPDIVGEEHYAVATEVQRLLQRYKELQDIIAILGMDELSDEDKQSVSRARRVQFFLSQNFHVAEQFTGQKGSYVPVKETVKGFKDLLAGKYDHIPEDAFRSVGRIEDVLEKAKDMGVEV